The genomic window CTTAAAGACCGAGAATTTAATCATTACCTCCCCTCCACCACGATTGCGTTGGATTGATGTCGGAGGAACGACACAAATCGGAAGATCGATTAAGGAATATACGGAATTTTATGATCGTGGATATTGGAATTTAGGGTCTCGTAAAGCAGAGCCTTCTTATGACTTGTTCGCACTAGCCATGGTCATGGTACGAATTTTCTATCCAAAGGGATTTGAACGAGGGAAAAACCCCGAACGCACACTGATGGGGTATATCCAGCAATCTTCTGGATTGAAAAAATACGAACCGATTCTTAAAAAAGCATTTTATGGGAAGTATGCGACAAGTGAAGCGATGAAAAAAGATTTATCGACATTGCTGTTGAAGTACTCCGATCAAACTAAAAAGCGAAAAAGTCAGCCGCAGGCACGGTCCCAAGCGCAGACGAAGGTTAGGGCCAAACCTACTCGATCCTCATACAAAGCGCCTGCTCCTAAACGGAAAAGCTTTGTTGTGGTGGAGAGCTTCGCGATATCGTTTGTTGTTTTTCTCTTTTACATGTTCTATTTGTTTTTAACGTGAGCACTTTCTCATAGTATGCCGATATTGATATAGACTGCGACATAACTAAGTAATAATTTATTGAAAAAGTAATGAAGTGAAGCTTGCGCTTCGGCAGAATACTTCGCTTTCCGCAGCGCCGGTTTAGCAGTCAACTTGATAAGGGAAATAAAGAGTCACTATTTTGTTATGTCGCAATTTATATCCACTTAATATCAACTAACTAGTAGAAAATAAATACTTGGAAAAGCAGCGGTCTTTTAGAACACAGCTTAACGTAAGGAAACGGACTTTGTTTTGCTTATTTAGAACGTGTAGTGATAGGATATCTTTATAGAGGAAACGAGAGAGCGGAGGAAAGAAGCGATGAGAAAGGCTGTCGAGTCTTTTGTAAAAAAAAATCAGTTATTACATAAAGGTGCTACGGTATTGGTCGGTGTATCTGGTGGACCAGACTCTATGGCACTTTTACACGTGTTAAATTCTCTTCAAAAGACGTGGCAGCTACGCCTCATCGCCCTTTCAGTTGACCATGGGCTAAGAGGGGACCAATCTAAACAGGATGTTGCTTATGTACGAGATATGTGTTCCAAATGGAATATTGAATGTAACGAAACCTATGTAGATGTTCGAACGTACAAAGAGAAGGAAGGAAAAGGTACCCAAGTTGCTGCGCGTGAATTAAGGTATAAATATTTTCAAGACCAAATGGAAGTGTGGAAGGCTGATTATTTAGCGCTGGGCCATCATGGAGATGATCAAGTAGAGACCATTATGATGAGGCTTGCGCAACGTACGGATCCAGCTAGCTTAACAGGGATCCCTATCCAAAGGACATTTGCGAATGGAAGGCTTATTCGGCCTCTTTTGTGTGTGAATAAAGAAGAGATTGAAGCTTATTGTCGGGAGCAACATATCGAACCGAGAAGAGATCCCTCCAATCAAGAAGATGTGTACACCCGAAATTATATTCGACTACATATTCTCCCTCTTTTGAAACAAATGAATCCAAGTCTGTCTGTTACGGTTCAGAAGTTAACAGAACGGATAGCGGACGATGAGGACTATTTGTTGGAAGAGGCAAAAAAAGTGTTGGATGAAGCGGTTATTTTTGAACGAAATACGATTCGGTCTTCCATTAATATAGAAAAGTTTGGACAGTTTCCCATTGCTTTACAAAGGAGAGCCTATCATCTAATATTGAATTATCTATATCGTTCCGTGCCGAAGGATCTTAGTTACATACAAGAAGAGCAGTTGTTTGAACTGATAGAAAACAGGCCGAATAAGACGATTCATCTTCCCGGTGGATTAATAGCGGTGAAAGCTTATGATAGGGTTAATCTCTATTTTCAGTCGGAGCTGGAACAAAGTGAGCAAACGTCTTATTCTTATTCCCTACCAGTACCAGGAAGAGTCATATTACCAGATGGTTCTATGATGAAGGGAGAGGTAGTTGGGAATGCTACTCCAAAAGGAAATGATAAGTTTGTATGTGACCCTCAGTCTGTGGAATTACCTATTCATATTAGAACGAGAAAACTAGGCGATAAAATCCGTTTGAAGGGCCTAAATGGATCGAGAAAACTTAAGGATATTTTCATTGATGAGAAAATTCCTCTAGCCGAAAGAGACACATGGCCAGTGGTCACGGATGCTACAGGAACAATCCTTTGGCTGCCGGGTCTTAAGAAAAGCTCTATAGAGCGCGCAAACGATAGCCTTTCCACGGAATATCTTCAACTTGAATATATTAAGAATAGCAGCATGTAGGAGGGTACCATAATGAACCAAGATATTGAGAAGGTATTAATTTCACAGGAAGACATCCAACAAAAATGCCAAGAAATTGGGGAAGCTCTAACGAAGGAATATCAGGATAAGTTTCCATTAGCTATCGGGGTCCTTAAGGGAGCTATGCCGTTTATGTCCGATGTACTTCGTTATATGGATACGTATATCGAAATGGATTTTATGGACGTATCTAGCTATGGTGGAGAAATGAAGTCTTCCGGTGAAGTAAAGATCGTAAAGGATTTGGATACGAAGGTAGAAGGAAGAGATATTCTCATTATGGAGGATATTATTGATAGCGGTCTAACTTTAAGCTATCTAGTTGACCTATTCAAATACCGCAAAGCAAAATCAATTAAGATTGTAACACTGTTGGACAAGCCAGAAGGAAGAACCGTTGACATTAAAGCAGACGTTGTTGGTTTCCAAGTTCCAAACGAATTCGTAGTTGGTTATGGGCTGGATTATCAAGAAAAATACCGAAATCTGCCATACATAGGTGTGTTGAAGCCAAGGGTTTATAAAGGGGACGAATAGTCTTGTCTAATCCAGAATGAAGTCCGGGTTTCTAACATATCTTAGAAGGGTAATTAGTTGTACTGTTACTTTTTAATATGGTACTATTTACTATAGTTTTCTCGTTTGGGAGGAGGTAGGCAATGAATCGAATATTTAGAAATGTAATTTTTTATTTCCTAATATTCCTAGTTCTAATAGGAGTTGTTGGTGTATTTAGTGGACAAAACAACCAACAAAAGGAATTCAATGTACAAGACTTTACCCAGGCGTTAAGCAAGGGTGAAATAGAAGAAATGGTTATGCGGCCTTCTAATGGGGTCATGCAAATCACCGGAACATTAAAAGAAGGGGAAGACCAAACCTTTATTACAAATATTCCGGAAAACACAGATATTGTTGCCAATATTACAGAGCAAGCTACCGATCAAGGTATATTATCTGTTCAAGAAGAAGAGCAACCAAACGGATGGGTTCAATTCCTAACTGGGATTATTCCGTTTGTTATTATATTTATCTTATTCTTCTTCCTATTAAACCAAGCTCAAGGCGGCGGAAGTCGTGTGATGAACTTTGGTAAGAGCAAGGCTAAGCTCTATAGTGAAGAGAAGAAAAAGGTTAAATTTAAGGATGTAGCAGGAGCAGACGAAGAGAAGCAGGAACTAGTAGAGGTTGTAGACTTCTTGAAAGATCCTCGTAAGTTCTCCGCAATTGGTGCACGTATCCCGAAAGGGGTTTTATTAGTAGGACCTCCAGGTACAGGTAAAACCTTGCTTGCGCGTGCAGTTGCAGGGGAAGCCGGAGTACCATTCTTCTCGATTTCCGGTTCCGATTTCGTGGAAATGTTTGTAGGGGTCGGTGCATCTCGTGTACGTGACTTGTTTGAAAATGCGAAGAAGAACGCACCATGTATTATCTTTATTGATGAGATTGATGCTGTAGGTCGTCAACGTGGTGCAGGTGTTGGTGGCGGTCATGATGAACGGGAACAAACGTTAAACCAATTACTTGTTGAAATGGATGGGTTTGGTGAAAATGAAGGGATCATCATCATTGCTGCAACGAACCGTCCAGATATTTTAGACCCTGCCTTACTAAGACCGGGACGTTTTGACCGTCAAATCACGGTGGATCGCCCAGACTTAAATGGAAGGGAAGAAGTACTTAAAGTCCACGCTCGTAATAAACCATTAGCTGAATCTGTTGATATTAAAACGATTGCAATGAGAACACCAGGTTTCTCTGGTGCGGATTTAGAAAACTTATTAAATGAGGCAGCTTTAGTTGCTGCGAGAAGTGATAAGAAGAAAATTGATATGGAAGATATCGATGAAGCAGTTGACCGTGTTATTGCCGGACCTGCTAAGAAAAGTCGGGTCATTTCTGAGAAAGAGCGAAACATCGTCGCATACCACGAAAGTGGACACACGGTTATCGGGATGGTTTTGGACGACGCAGATATGGTTCACAAAGTTACGATTGTACCGAGAGGGCAAGCTGGCGGATATGCTGTTATGCTTCCGAAAGAGGATCGTTACTTTATGACCAAACCGGAATTACTTGATAAGATTACTGGTTTACTCGGTGGCCGTGTTGCTGAAGAGGTTATTTTTGGAGAAGTAAGTACGGGAGCTCATAACGACTTCCAGCGTGCTACTAGCATTGCTCGAAAAATGGTTACTGAATACGGAATGAGTGATCGCATCGGTCCTCTTCAATTTGGAAGCTCAGGTGGTCAAGTGTTCTTAGGACGCGATATGCAAAACGAACCGAATTACAGTGACGCTATTGCATACGAAATTGATCAAGAAATCCAAAGCTTCATTAACCAATGTTACGAAAGAGCGAAACAAATTCTTACAGAGAAAAAAGATAAACTTGAATTGCTTGCGAAAACGTTACTAGAAGTAGAAACGTTAGATGCAAAACAAATTAAATCTTTATTTGAAAATGGAACAATGCCAGAAAAAGAAGTAGTTGCAGAGCAAGTGAATCCGGATACAGAAGAGGAAGGCACATCTTCTGATAAGGATGTCAAAGTAAATATCCAATCGAAAGAAGAGGAGCAAGACAGTTCCACTTCCGAAGAGGATGACAAACAATAATTTTTTAAAGCGCATGGGGGTAAATCTCTGTGTGCTTTTTTCTTTTTAACTTAATAGCAAAAACTTGCGTAACGATTAAAACATTGAGTAGTATAAAGGATGTTAAAGACTCATGTATGATGGGAATGGAATAAAGGGCAACGGGCTAATAAGTCCGTTATGTTCCGAAGTGTTTGATAGGTTGTTGAACACTTTCTAAGGATAAACCGGATATAAAGGAGCGAGTGCATCACGTGAACGATTATTTAATAAAAGCTACCGCATTTGATGGGGCTATTCGTGCCTATGCGATAAAATCAACGGATACAGTAGAAGAAGCAAGAAGAAGACATGATACTTGGGCAACAGCTTCCGCTGCACTTGGAAGGACTTTAACGATAACCATTATGCTTGGGGCTATGCTGAAAGGGAATGACAAACTAACGGTGAAGCTTGAAGGAAACGGACCAGTCGGCCCT from Radiobacillus kanasensis includes these protein-coding regions:
- the ftsH gene encoding ATP-dependent zinc metalloprotease FtsH, which encodes MNRIFRNVIFYFLIFLVLIGVVGVFSGQNNQQKEFNVQDFTQALSKGEIEEMVMRPSNGVMQITGTLKEGEDQTFITNIPENTDIVANITEQATDQGILSVQEEEQPNGWVQFLTGIIPFVIIFILFFFLLNQAQGGGSRVMNFGKSKAKLYSEEKKKVKFKDVAGADEEKQELVEVVDFLKDPRKFSAIGARIPKGVLLVGPPGTGKTLLARAVAGEAGVPFFSISGSDFVEMFVGVGASRVRDLFENAKKNAPCIIFIDEIDAVGRQRGAGVGGGHDEREQTLNQLLVEMDGFGENEGIIIIAATNRPDILDPALLRPGRFDRQITVDRPDLNGREEVLKVHARNKPLAESVDIKTIAMRTPGFSGADLENLLNEAALVAARSDKKKIDMEDIDEAVDRVIAGPAKKSRVISEKERNIVAYHESGHTVIGMVLDDADMVHKVTIVPRGQAGGYAVMLPKEDRYFMTKPELLDKITGLLGGRVAEEVIFGEVSTGAHNDFQRATSIARKMVTEYGMSDRIGPLQFGSSGGQVFLGRDMQNEPNYSDAIAYEIDQEIQSFINQCYERAKQILTEKKDKLELLAKTLLEVETLDAKQIKSLFENGTMPEKEVVAEQVNPDTEEEGTSSDKDVKVNIQSKEEEQDSSTSEEDDKQ
- the tilS gene encoding tRNA lysidine(34) synthetase TilS; this translates as MRKAVESFVKKNQLLHKGATVLVGVSGGPDSMALLHVLNSLQKTWQLRLIALSVDHGLRGDQSKQDVAYVRDMCSKWNIECNETYVDVRTYKEKEGKGTQVAARELRYKYFQDQMEVWKADYLALGHHGDDQVETIMMRLAQRTDPASLTGIPIQRTFANGRLIRPLLCVNKEEIEAYCREQHIEPRRDPSNQEDVYTRNYIRLHILPLLKQMNPSLSVTVQKLTERIADDEDYLLEEAKKVLDEAVIFERNTIRSSINIEKFGQFPIALQRRAYHLILNYLYRSVPKDLSYIQEEQLFELIENRPNKTIHLPGGLIAVKAYDRVNLYFQSELEQSEQTSYSYSLPVPGRVILPDGSMMKGEVVGNATPKGNDKFVCDPQSVELPIHIRTRKLGDKIRLKGLNGSRKLKDIFIDEKIPLAERDTWPVVTDATGTILWLPGLKKSSIERANDSLSTEYLQLEYIKNSSM
- the hpt gene encoding hypoxanthine phosphoribosyltransferase, which produces MNQDIEKVLISQEDIQQKCQEIGEALTKEYQDKFPLAIGVLKGAMPFMSDVLRYMDTYIEMDFMDVSSYGGEMKSSGEVKIVKDLDTKVEGRDILIMEDIIDSGLTLSYLVDLFKYRKAKSIKIVTLLDKPEGRTVDIKADVVGFQVPNEFVVGYGLDYQEKYRNLPYIGVLKPRVYKGDE
- a CDS encoding serine/threonine-protein kinase; this encodes MNQASKKQGINLRPGKVIVGKWHQHQYVIKKRLGHGAIGSVFLCERNGRDAALKISEKSSSITMEVNVLKTFEKVQGNRLGPSLLDVDDWVTPSGKQLSFYVMEYLKGEQLPSFFQSHGEEWLAIFVLQLLDDLTELHQAGWVFGDLKTENLIITSPPPRLRWIDVGGTTQIGRSIKEYTEFYDRGYWNLGSRKAEPSYDLFALAMVMVRIFYPKGFERGKNPERTLMGYIQQSSGLKKYEPILKKAFYGKYATSEAMKKDLSTLLLKYSDQTKKRKSQPQARSQAQTKVRAKPTRSSYKAPAPKRKSFVVVESFAISFVVFLFYMFYLFLT